The Engystomops pustulosus chromosome 1, aEngPut4.maternal, whole genome shotgun sequence genome has a window encoding:
- the SSH1 gene encoding protein phosphatase Slingshot homolog 1 isoform X1 produces the protein MALVTLQRSPTPSAASSASTSEEFGNDEERKANLSLSDSFFMVKGAALFLQQGNSKDQGQRSLLHLHKNAGDLPQHLQVMINLLRSEDRIKLAVRLESSWSDRVRYMVVVYSSGRQDTEENVLLGVDFTSKESKSCTIGMVLHLWSDTTIRLDGDGGFSVNTAGRTHVFKPVSVQAMWSALQILHKACEVSRRYNYFPGGLALVWASYYESCISSEQSCINEWNTMQDLESTRPDSPILFMDKPSEGEKTEWVIKATLRSIMMSKDLENVTCKEIRNEVEKKLSCNLKEYKEYIDNEMLLILGQMDKASLIFDYLYLGSEWNASNLEELNTAGVGYILNVTREIDNFFPGLFAYHNIRVYDEESTDLLSHWNDAYNFINKAKKNHSKCLVHCKMGVSRSASTVIAYAMKEYGWSMEKAYNYVKQKRSVARPNAGFMRQLLEYEGILDASKQRHNKLWKQRVEQAEFDSMFPSTYPQSKLESDFPYRLNEEDDEVLPKNQCFGNLSKPHGLIESTVLLEVQDLEKDALLEDPPFMEPYCSMETKESTCNKVGRDLDLRMQEVRKKLDFENALSPQFLEGDPISAETKRKNLPAHMMYYREDEGSGMEFSNNNNSSKRSCPKDSEEDAIFGILSKVKPRYPSCTDCMYSERAEECPDLDTAVVPEAPTVCTQPALLQHMTSAILDRMHGHKLVESTPLKTDMSSFAKPPSKALDENCRDSEDSKKDFKQAKDLKYLFFSRDLEKPATHSYLMQHQESIIQLQKAGLVRKHTKELERLKSESSSVLKESPLEKTESANPEGAQQLPDQPIDVQPEVIGKVDSADINDGVFQKTSTPSYCKSELISSYTKDFLKTVCYTPTSSSMSSNLTRSSSSDSIHSVRGKPGLVKQRTQEIETRMRLAGLTLSSPLKRSHSLAKLGSLNFSTDDLSCDPDAFQSSECKSPRLRDPLVCTDTPSSTSTMETASGLMESNNSSMTETDTR, from the exons CCTGAGCGACAGCTTTTTCATGGTGAAGGGAGCTGCCCTCTTCCTGCAGCAAGGAAATAGCAAGGACCAAGGACAAAGGAGTCTTCTCCACTTGCACAAGAATGCTG GTGATCTACCTCAACACCTTCAGGTTATGATCAATCTTCTTCGTTCTGAAGATCGCATTAAACTG GCTGTTCGTCTGGAGAGCAGCTGGTCAGACCGTGTACGTTACATGGTGGTGGTCTACAGTAGTGGACGTCAGGACACAGAAGAGAATGTTCTACTAGGGGTAGATTTTACCAGTAAAGAAAg TAAAAGTTGCACTATTGGCATGGTCCTTCACCTGTGGAGTGATACCACCATACGTTTAGATGGAGATGG GGGGTTCAGTGTCAACACGGCTGGAAGAACTCATGTGTTCAAACCAGTATCTGTCCAGGCCATGTG GTCAGCACTTCAGATTCTCCACAAGGCCTGTGAGGTTTCCAGACGGTATAATTACTTTCCTGGAGGACTTGCACTCGTATGGGCTTCATACTATGAGAGCTGTATTAGCTCTGAACAAAGCTGCATCAATGAGTGGAACACCATGCAGGACCTGGAGTCCACTCGGCCAGATTCCCCTATACTCTTCATGGACAA ACCCAGTGAAGGTGAAAAGACAGAATGGGTCATCAAAGCGACACTTAGGAGCATCATGATGAGCAAAGACTTGGAGAATGTGACATGCAAAGAG ATCCGAAATGAGGTGGAAAAGAAGTTAAGCTGCAACTTAAAGGAATACAAAGAATATATAGACAACGAAATGTTGTTGATTCTTGGACAGATGGATAAAGCATCTCTTATCTTTGATTATCTGTACCTG GGCTCAGAGTGGAATGCATCAAACTTGGAAGAGTTAAATACAGCAGG AGTTGGGTACATCCTAAATGTGACCAGGGAAATAGATAACTTTTTTCCAGGCCTCTTCGCCTACCATAACATCAGAGTATACGATGAAGAATCCACTGATTTATTGTCGCACTGGAATGATGCCTATAACTTTATTAACAAAGCAAA aaaaaatcactccaagtGTCTGGTGCACTGCAAAATGGGAGTCAGTCGCTCCGCTTCTACAGTAATTGCTTATGCCATGAAGGAGTATGGCTGGTCCATGGAGAAAGCCTATAATTATGTGAAACAGAAACGCAGTGTAGCAAGACCAAATGCAGGCTTCATGCGTCAACTCTTGGAGTATGAAGGGATCCTCGATGCCAG caaacAACGACACAATAAACTGTGGAAACAACGTGTAGAACAAGCTGAATTTGATTCTATGTTTCCGTCTACCTATCCCCAAAGTAAGCTGGAATCTGACTTTCCCTATCGTTTAAATGAGGAAGATGATGAAGTTTTGCCTAAAAATCAATGTTTTGGAAATCTTTCCAAACCTCATGGCTTAATTGAATCGACGGTGCTGCTGGAAGTCCAAGACCTGGAGAAAGATGCCTTATTAGAAGACCCTCCTTTTATGGAACCATACTGCTCAATGGAAACCAAAGAGAGCACATGTAACAAGGTGGGAAGAGATCTAGATCTCCGAATGCAGGAAGTAAGAAAAAAACTGGACTTTGAAAACGCTTTAAGTCCGCAGTTTCTTGAGGGTGATCCAATTTCTGCAGAAACTAAAAGGAAGAATTTACCCGCACACATGATGTATTACAGGGAAGATGAAGGCTCTGGCATGGAATTCTCAAACAACAACAACAGCAGTAAGAGAAGTTGTCCAAAAGACAGTGAG GAAGATGCCATCTTTGGAATCCTCAGCAAGGTGAAACCCCGATATCCATCTTGTACGGACTGTATGTATTCTGAGAGAGCAGAGGAGTGCCCGGATCTGGATACAGCTGTTGTGCCTGAAGCCCCCACTGTGTGCACTCAGCCAGCACTATTACAACACATGACCTCCGCCATTTTGGACAGGATGCACGGACACAAACTGGTTGAATCGACTCCATTGAAAACCGATATGAGCAGTTTTGCTAAACCCCCTTCTAAAGCACTTGATGAGAATTGCAGAGATTCTGAAGACTCAAAAAAAGATTTCAAACAAGCTAAAGatcttaaatatttatttttcagcAGGGACTTGGAAAAACCTGCCACGCATAGCTACTTGATGCAACATCAAGAATCCATTATTCAGCTTCAAAAAGCTGGTTTGGTGAGAAAGCATACCAAAGAATTAGAGCGTCTCAAGAGTGAAAGTTCTTCTGTACTCAAAGAGAGTCCTTTAGAAAAGACAGAGAGCGCCAATCCTGAAGGTGCACAGCAACTCCCTGATCAACCCATTGACGTCCAGCCGGAAGTCATAGGAAAAGTGGACTCTGCGGACATAAATGATGGTGTGTTTCAAAAGACATCTACTCCATCCTACTGCAAAAGTGAATTGATAAGTAGCTATACAAAAGACTTCCTAAAAACTGTCTGCTACACTCCAACTTCTTCCTCTATGAGTTCTAATCTCACCCGAAGTTCAAGCAGTGACAGCATCCACAGTGTCCGTGGTAAGCCAGGTCTCGTCAAACAGAGGACTCAAGAAATCGAAACTCGCATGCGTCTGGCCGGGCTTACTCTTTCCTCACCTCTTAAGAGATCCCACTCACTAGCCAAACTAGGAAGTCTCAATTTTTCCACAGATGATTTATCATGTGACCCTGACGCCTTCCAAAGCTCTGAATGCAAGAGCCCAAGGCTGAGAGACCCTCTTGTCTGCACTGACACTCCCTCATCAACCTCCACAATGGAAACTGCATCTGGTCTCATGGAGTCTAATAATTCCTCAATGACCGAGACAGATACAAGATGA
- the SSH1 gene encoding protein phosphatase Slingshot homolog 1 isoform X2 has translation MVKGAALFLQQGNSKDQGQRSLLHLHKNAGDLPQHLQVMINLLRSEDRIKLAVRLESSWSDRVRYMVVVYSSGRQDTEENVLLGVDFTSKESKSCTIGMVLHLWSDTTIRLDGDGGFSVNTAGRTHVFKPVSVQAMWSALQILHKACEVSRRYNYFPGGLALVWASYYESCISSEQSCINEWNTMQDLESTRPDSPILFMDKPSEGEKTEWVIKATLRSIMMSKDLENVTCKEIRNEVEKKLSCNLKEYKEYIDNEMLLILGQMDKASLIFDYLYLGSEWNASNLEELNTAGVGYILNVTREIDNFFPGLFAYHNIRVYDEESTDLLSHWNDAYNFINKAKKNHSKCLVHCKMGVSRSASTVIAYAMKEYGWSMEKAYNYVKQKRSVARPNAGFMRQLLEYEGILDASKQRHNKLWKQRVEQAEFDSMFPSTYPQSKLESDFPYRLNEEDDEVLPKNQCFGNLSKPHGLIESTVLLEVQDLEKDALLEDPPFMEPYCSMETKESTCNKVGRDLDLRMQEVRKKLDFENALSPQFLEGDPISAETKRKNLPAHMMYYREDEGSGMEFSNNNNSSKRSCPKDSEEDAIFGILSKVKPRYPSCTDCMYSERAEECPDLDTAVVPEAPTVCTQPALLQHMTSAILDRMHGHKLVESTPLKTDMSSFAKPPSKALDENCRDSEDSKKDFKQAKDLKYLFFSRDLEKPATHSYLMQHQESIIQLQKAGLVRKHTKELERLKSESSSVLKESPLEKTESANPEGAQQLPDQPIDVQPEVIGKVDSADINDGVFQKTSTPSYCKSELISSYTKDFLKTVCYTPTSSSMSSNLTRSSSSDSIHSVRGKPGLVKQRTQEIETRMRLAGLTLSSPLKRSHSLAKLGSLNFSTDDLSCDPDAFQSSECKSPRLRDPLVCTDTPSSTSTMETASGLMESNNSSMTETDTR, from the exons ATGGTGAAGGGAGCTGCCCTCTTCCTGCAGCAAGGAAATAGCAAGGACCAAGGACAAAGGAGTCTTCTCCACTTGCACAAGAATGCTG GTGATCTACCTCAACACCTTCAGGTTATGATCAATCTTCTTCGTTCTGAAGATCGCATTAAACTG GCTGTTCGTCTGGAGAGCAGCTGGTCAGACCGTGTACGTTACATGGTGGTGGTCTACAGTAGTGGACGTCAGGACACAGAAGAGAATGTTCTACTAGGGGTAGATTTTACCAGTAAAGAAAg TAAAAGTTGCACTATTGGCATGGTCCTTCACCTGTGGAGTGATACCACCATACGTTTAGATGGAGATGG GGGGTTCAGTGTCAACACGGCTGGAAGAACTCATGTGTTCAAACCAGTATCTGTCCAGGCCATGTG GTCAGCACTTCAGATTCTCCACAAGGCCTGTGAGGTTTCCAGACGGTATAATTACTTTCCTGGAGGACTTGCACTCGTATGGGCTTCATACTATGAGAGCTGTATTAGCTCTGAACAAAGCTGCATCAATGAGTGGAACACCATGCAGGACCTGGAGTCCACTCGGCCAGATTCCCCTATACTCTTCATGGACAA ACCCAGTGAAGGTGAAAAGACAGAATGGGTCATCAAAGCGACACTTAGGAGCATCATGATGAGCAAAGACTTGGAGAATGTGACATGCAAAGAG ATCCGAAATGAGGTGGAAAAGAAGTTAAGCTGCAACTTAAAGGAATACAAAGAATATATAGACAACGAAATGTTGTTGATTCTTGGACAGATGGATAAAGCATCTCTTATCTTTGATTATCTGTACCTG GGCTCAGAGTGGAATGCATCAAACTTGGAAGAGTTAAATACAGCAGG AGTTGGGTACATCCTAAATGTGACCAGGGAAATAGATAACTTTTTTCCAGGCCTCTTCGCCTACCATAACATCAGAGTATACGATGAAGAATCCACTGATTTATTGTCGCACTGGAATGATGCCTATAACTTTATTAACAAAGCAAA aaaaaatcactccaagtGTCTGGTGCACTGCAAAATGGGAGTCAGTCGCTCCGCTTCTACAGTAATTGCTTATGCCATGAAGGAGTATGGCTGGTCCATGGAGAAAGCCTATAATTATGTGAAACAGAAACGCAGTGTAGCAAGACCAAATGCAGGCTTCATGCGTCAACTCTTGGAGTATGAAGGGATCCTCGATGCCAG caaacAACGACACAATAAACTGTGGAAACAACGTGTAGAACAAGCTGAATTTGATTCTATGTTTCCGTCTACCTATCCCCAAAGTAAGCTGGAATCTGACTTTCCCTATCGTTTAAATGAGGAAGATGATGAAGTTTTGCCTAAAAATCAATGTTTTGGAAATCTTTCCAAACCTCATGGCTTAATTGAATCGACGGTGCTGCTGGAAGTCCAAGACCTGGAGAAAGATGCCTTATTAGAAGACCCTCCTTTTATGGAACCATACTGCTCAATGGAAACCAAAGAGAGCACATGTAACAAGGTGGGAAGAGATCTAGATCTCCGAATGCAGGAAGTAAGAAAAAAACTGGACTTTGAAAACGCTTTAAGTCCGCAGTTTCTTGAGGGTGATCCAATTTCTGCAGAAACTAAAAGGAAGAATTTACCCGCACACATGATGTATTACAGGGAAGATGAAGGCTCTGGCATGGAATTCTCAAACAACAACAACAGCAGTAAGAGAAGTTGTCCAAAAGACAGTGAG GAAGATGCCATCTTTGGAATCCTCAGCAAGGTGAAACCCCGATATCCATCTTGTACGGACTGTATGTATTCTGAGAGAGCAGAGGAGTGCCCGGATCTGGATACAGCTGTTGTGCCTGAAGCCCCCACTGTGTGCACTCAGCCAGCACTATTACAACACATGACCTCCGCCATTTTGGACAGGATGCACGGACACAAACTGGTTGAATCGACTCCATTGAAAACCGATATGAGCAGTTTTGCTAAACCCCCTTCTAAAGCACTTGATGAGAATTGCAGAGATTCTGAAGACTCAAAAAAAGATTTCAAACAAGCTAAAGatcttaaatatttatttttcagcAGGGACTTGGAAAAACCTGCCACGCATAGCTACTTGATGCAACATCAAGAATCCATTATTCAGCTTCAAAAAGCTGGTTTGGTGAGAAAGCATACCAAAGAATTAGAGCGTCTCAAGAGTGAAAGTTCTTCTGTACTCAAAGAGAGTCCTTTAGAAAAGACAGAGAGCGCCAATCCTGAAGGTGCACAGCAACTCCCTGATCAACCCATTGACGTCCAGCCGGAAGTCATAGGAAAAGTGGACTCTGCGGACATAAATGATGGTGTGTTTCAAAAGACATCTACTCCATCCTACTGCAAAAGTGAATTGATAAGTAGCTATACAAAAGACTTCCTAAAAACTGTCTGCTACACTCCAACTTCTTCCTCTATGAGTTCTAATCTCACCCGAAGTTCAAGCAGTGACAGCATCCACAGTGTCCGTGGTAAGCCAGGTCTCGTCAAACAGAGGACTCAAGAAATCGAAACTCGCATGCGTCTGGCCGGGCTTACTCTTTCCTCACCTCTTAAGAGATCCCACTCACTAGCCAAACTAGGAAGTCTCAATTTTTCCACAGATGATTTATCATGTGACCCTGACGCCTTCCAAAGCTCTGAATGCAAGAGCCCAAGGCTGAGAGACCCTCTTGTCTGCACTGACACTCCCTCATCAACCTCCACAATGGAAACTGCATCTGGTCTCATGGAGTCTAATAATTCCTCAATGACCGAGACAGATACAAGATGA
- the SSH1 gene encoding protein phosphatase Slingshot homolog 1 isoform X3, producing the protein MINLLRSEDRIKLAVRLESSWSDRVRYMVVVYSSGRQDTEENVLLGVDFTSKESKSCTIGMVLHLWSDTTIRLDGDGGFSVNTAGRTHVFKPVSVQAMWSALQILHKACEVSRRYNYFPGGLALVWASYYESCISSEQSCINEWNTMQDLESTRPDSPILFMDKPSEGEKTEWVIKATLRSIMMSKDLENVTCKEIRNEVEKKLSCNLKEYKEYIDNEMLLILGQMDKASLIFDYLYLGSEWNASNLEELNTAGVGYILNVTREIDNFFPGLFAYHNIRVYDEESTDLLSHWNDAYNFINKAKKNHSKCLVHCKMGVSRSASTVIAYAMKEYGWSMEKAYNYVKQKRSVARPNAGFMRQLLEYEGILDASKQRHNKLWKQRVEQAEFDSMFPSTYPQSKLESDFPYRLNEEDDEVLPKNQCFGNLSKPHGLIESTVLLEVQDLEKDALLEDPPFMEPYCSMETKESTCNKVGRDLDLRMQEVRKKLDFENALSPQFLEGDPISAETKRKNLPAHMMYYREDEGSGMEFSNNNNSSKRSCPKDSEEDAIFGILSKVKPRYPSCTDCMYSERAEECPDLDTAVVPEAPTVCTQPALLQHMTSAILDRMHGHKLVESTPLKTDMSSFAKPPSKALDENCRDSEDSKKDFKQAKDLKYLFFSRDLEKPATHSYLMQHQESIIQLQKAGLVRKHTKELERLKSESSSVLKESPLEKTESANPEGAQQLPDQPIDVQPEVIGKVDSADINDGVFQKTSTPSYCKSELISSYTKDFLKTVCYTPTSSSMSSNLTRSSSSDSIHSVRGKPGLVKQRTQEIETRMRLAGLTLSSPLKRSHSLAKLGSLNFSTDDLSCDPDAFQSSECKSPRLRDPLVCTDTPSSTSTMETASGLMESNNSSMTETDTR; encoded by the exons ATGATCAATCTTCTTCGTTCTGAAGATCGCATTAAACTG GCTGTTCGTCTGGAGAGCAGCTGGTCAGACCGTGTACGTTACATGGTGGTGGTCTACAGTAGTGGACGTCAGGACACAGAAGAGAATGTTCTACTAGGGGTAGATTTTACCAGTAAAGAAAg TAAAAGTTGCACTATTGGCATGGTCCTTCACCTGTGGAGTGATACCACCATACGTTTAGATGGAGATGG GGGGTTCAGTGTCAACACGGCTGGAAGAACTCATGTGTTCAAACCAGTATCTGTCCAGGCCATGTG GTCAGCACTTCAGATTCTCCACAAGGCCTGTGAGGTTTCCAGACGGTATAATTACTTTCCTGGAGGACTTGCACTCGTATGGGCTTCATACTATGAGAGCTGTATTAGCTCTGAACAAAGCTGCATCAATGAGTGGAACACCATGCAGGACCTGGAGTCCACTCGGCCAGATTCCCCTATACTCTTCATGGACAA ACCCAGTGAAGGTGAAAAGACAGAATGGGTCATCAAAGCGACACTTAGGAGCATCATGATGAGCAAAGACTTGGAGAATGTGACATGCAAAGAG ATCCGAAATGAGGTGGAAAAGAAGTTAAGCTGCAACTTAAAGGAATACAAAGAATATATAGACAACGAAATGTTGTTGATTCTTGGACAGATGGATAAAGCATCTCTTATCTTTGATTATCTGTACCTG GGCTCAGAGTGGAATGCATCAAACTTGGAAGAGTTAAATACAGCAGG AGTTGGGTACATCCTAAATGTGACCAGGGAAATAGATAACTTTTTTCCAGGCCTCTTCGCCTACCATAACATCAGAGTATACGATGAAGAATCCACTGATTTATTGTCGCACTGGAATGATGCCTATAACTTTATTAACAAAGCAAA aaaaaatcactccaagtGTCTGGTGCACTGCAAAATGGGAGTCAGTCGCTCCGCTTCTACAGTAATTGCTTATGCCATGAAGGAGTATGGCTGGTCCATGGAGAAAGCCTATAATTATGTGAAACAGAAACGCAGTGTAGCAAGACCAAATGCAGGCTTCATGCGTCAACTCTTGGAGTATGAAGGGATCCTCGATGCCAG caaacAACGACACAATAAACTGTGGAAACAACGTGTAGAACAAGCTGAATTTGATTCTATGTTTCCGTCTACCTATCCCCAAAGTAAGCTGGAATCTGACTTTCCCTATCGTTTAAATGAGGAAGATGATGAAGTTTTGCCTAAAAATCAATGTTTTGGAAATCTTTCCAAACCTCATGGCTTAATTGAATCGACGGTGCTGCTGGAAGTCCAAGACCTGGAGAAAGATGCCTTATTAGAAGACCCTCCTTTTATGGAACCATACTGCTCAATGGAAACCAAAGAGAGCACATGTAACAAGGTGGGAAGAGATCTAGATCTCCGAATGCAGGAAGTAAGAAAAAAACTGGACTTTGAAAACGCTTTAAGTCCGCAGTTTCTTGAGGGTGATCCAATTTCTGCAGAAACTAAAAGGAAGAATTTACCCGCACACATGATGTATTACAGGGAAGATGAAGGCTCTGGCATGGAATTCTCAAACAACAACAACAGCAGTAAGAGAAGTTGTCCAAAAGACAGTGAG GAAGATGCCATCTTTGGAATCCTCAGCAAGGTGAAACCCCGATATCCATCTTGTACGGACTGTATGTATTCTGAGAGAGCAGAGGAGTGCCCGGATCTGGATACAGCTGTTGTGCCTGAAGCCCCCACTGTGTGCACTCAGCCAGCACTATTACAACACATGACCTCCGCCATTTTGGACAGGATGCACGGACACAAACTGGTTGAATCGACTCCATTGAAAACCGATATGAGCAGTTTTGCTAAACCCCCTTCTAAAGCACTTGATGAGAATTGCAGAGATTCTGAAGACTCAAAAAAAGATTTCAAACAAGCTAAAGatcttaaatatttatttttcagcAGGGACTTGGAAAAACCTGCCACGCATAGCTACTTGATGCAACATCAAGAATCCATTATTCAGCTTCAAAAAGCTGGTTTGGTGAGAAAGCATACCAAAGAATTAGAGCGTCTCAAGAGTGAAAGTTCTTCTGTACTCAAAGAGAGTCCTTTAGAAAAGACAGAGAGCGCCAATCCTGAAGGTGCACAGCAACTCCCTGATCAACCCATTGACGTCCAGCCGGAAGTCATAGGAAAAGTGGACTCTGCGGACATAAATGATGGTGTGTTTCAAAAGACATCTACTCCATCCTACTGCAAAAGTGAATTGATAAGTAGCTATACAAAAGACTTCCTAAAAACTGTCTGCTACACTCCAACTTCTTCCTCTATGAGTTCTAATCTCACCCGAAGTTCAAGCAGTGACAGCATCCACAGTGTCCGTGGTAAGCCAGGTCTCGTCAAACAGAGGACTCAAGAAATCGAAACTCGCATGCGTCTGGCCGGGCTTACTCTTTCCTCACCTCTTAAGAGATCCCACTCACTAGCCAAACTAGGAAGTCTCAATTTTTCCACAGATGATTTATCATGTGACCCTGACGCCTTCCAAAGCTCTGAATGCAAGAGCCCAAGGCTGAGAGACCCTCTTGTCTGCACTGACACTCCCTCATCAACCTCCACAATGGAAACTGCATCTGGTCTCATGGAGTCTAATAATTCCTCAATGACCGAGACAGATACAAGATGA